ACAGACCACTGATGTCACCACCTTCCATTGACAACTGTTTACCCAGGCGCTTGTTTAACAGCTCCAGGTTATAGATATCTCCTTTATTAATACGCAACACCTGGTTTAATAAAGAATCGCTGTACTTGGTATTACCTCTCCAGGTAATGTTACCAAAGTAGTAACGGCGACCTTCATCAATTTTTACGTCAATATTTAAATTACCATCAGGTGTATAATATTGTGTGTCGGCTACAATCTGAGCATCGCGATAACCAAGAGAGTTGTAATAATCTAATACTTTCTCTTTGTCTTCTTCGTATTTCTTAGCATCGAACTTAGCACCGCTGAACAACTTGAAGCGGAAGTAAGGGTCTAAGAAGTTTTTGGTTTTAGTACCAGAAAGGAAACCTAAATCATTTACGTATTCACCAAAGCTGGTGCGGTCATTATTACCATAAGGGCTTTGGGTTTCCTGAGGGTGTAAGGTAGCCTTACTCATTTCCTTGGTACCCTTCATTTGCTTTTTTAAACGCACATCAGCTACTTCCTCATTACCGTAAAAGCTTACATTGTTAACCCGTACTTTTTTACCCTTGGTTACATAAAAGGTCAGATCGTTAGAGTTGGTAATTGCTGTATCAGACTTTTCTTCAATGCGCACTGCCACATTCTTAAAACCCTTATCAGCATAAAACTTTTGGATAACTTCTATGGCGTTGCGGCGCGTATTCTCTGTAATAATGGTGGATTTAGCCAAGCCGATCTTGCCTTTCAGTTCATCAGCTTCCGCCTTCTTAATACCCACAAATTTGAAATTGCCCAACTTAGGACGTTCCGCCAGGCTGATCTCCAAAGCAATATGATCATCTTTTATTTCAGTGATAAAGATTTGAATATTGGAGAAAAGACGTTGGCGCCACAGGTTAGCAATAGCTTTAGAGAAGGCATCGCTACCGGGAATTTGAATTTTATCGCCTACTTGTAATCCTGAAATTGAAACAACAATCGATGTATCCAGGTAATTAACACCTGTTACTTTAATTGCACTTACTGTATACTCTTTCGGCACATGGTTGTTTTCCAGTGCCAGTAACGAGGGATCTACGGAAGTGGGCCGGGTAGTATCTTGTGCCGAGGCTGAAAACACACAACTGCCAATACATAATAATAATGTAGAAACCCGCGATAAAATTTGTTGCATAATCAAGTATTCAGTCAGTAGTTCCTCTAAGCGGTTCTGTTATAAAGCTTAGGGAGGCAAATTAAAGGTAAATTTCGAACGGTTTTGTTAAAACGGTTGTTGGAAAAGGGGGCTAACAGCCGGGCACTCATCTTTAATAATCCATTCACGTTCGGCTATTTTCCAAGGGAGATATCAGGCTTTGACTTGCTCGCTGGTTTTACCAAAGCGGCGTTCTCTTGCTTGATAATCCAGCAGCGCTTCATACAAATTGGCTTTCCGGAAATCAGGCCAGCGTACATTGGTAAAATACAATTCCGCATAGGCCAACTGGTATAACAAGAAGTTGGATATGCGATACTCACCACTGGTACGGATCATCAATTCAGGATCAGGGAAAGCACTGGTGCATAGGTATTGCTGTAAAGTAGTCTGATCGATCTCTTCTACATTCAGCTCACCACGCTTCACTTCCCAGGCTATGCTTTTCACTGCATTCAATAGCTCCCAGCGTCCGCTGTAGCTAAGCGCCATTACTAAGTTTAAGCCGGTATTGTCCTTTGTAAACTCCAGGGCCTCTTGCAGCTCTTTTTGCGCATAGGTAGGCAGCATGCTCAGGTCACCAATCACATGCAGCTTGATATTGTTCTTGTGCAGGCTTTCTACTTCATTTCGAATAGTAGTTACCAGCAGCTCCATCAAGCCTACCACTTCATACTGCGGGCGGTCCCAGTTTTCGGTAGAGAACGCATACAAGGTCAGGTATCCAATGCCTAGTTCGGCACAGCCCTCTACAATGTTGCGTACGCTTTCCACACCATGGAAATGCCCAAAGAGACGGTCCTGGCCTTGTTCTTTTGCCCAACGCCCATTTCCATCCATTATAATGGCAATATGGCGGGGCAGGCGGTTCTTATCAATTTGTTGTACGAGATCGGACATAGTTTTAAGCGGGCACAAAGGTAATTGCTCTGTCCGTGTTTTTGGGAATTGATTTCAGTGATTGTGTTAAAACCGTCTTTAGGTTTTTCACGCAGAGCGCGCCAAGGCGCGGAGAGAGGAACAACGGAGGCGCAAAGGGACACAGTTGAAGGATTTCGCGCAGAGAAAAGGAGAAAAGGAGGACCGCGAAAATTAGATTTAGAAAGGATGAACAGGATTACGGTTTGCTATTGTAAAGTTTTTCGCCTTTGTCATTCCGATCGCTAATGAGGACTCTCAGAAAGGTGCCCTAAAAACAAATTATTATAAAAATACCTCGTGCCTCTGTCAGGCTAAGTCCTGGCGAAGCCTCGCTTGCACCTATAAGCTACTTATAATCAGTATTGACTGTTACTGTCATGCTGAATTTATTTCAGCATCTGCTTTTACATTAAAGAAAAGTTCAAAGTCCTAAAGGAACACTTGCCCTAAAAACCAGCCAATCTTCCCCTAATCCCTAAATCCCCCAAATCCCGGTTCATTCTTCCCTTCTTCCTTCATCATTCCTTGTTCCTTGTTCATTATTCCCTTGTTCCTTGCCTGCTACTCCTACGTTCCTTCATGGCTACGCCTCTGTCCCTTCATGGTTACTCCGTATGGAAGACTAGGTTACTCCGTATGGCAGCCTAGGTAACTCCGTATCTCACCCGTACCTCGGCCGATCCTTGACCCTACCTCACCCGTACCTTGACCCGTATGTCGTCATCCGGTCACCTTTATAAACTCATTAGAAGTAGTAAAAAAAAGTGTAATAAGAAAGGCAGAAAACACCTTAAAAGAAGAGCCTAAAGATACTAAAAGCAAGCGGCTTTTCTTCCCAATCTGCAATCAAATAGCCTCTCAAAGCCTGCAACCAATTTCAAATCCCAAACATCAAATATCAAATCCTAATATCCCTTCTTCTCACTTGCCGAAGGGCACTTATACGATTGCAGGTTGAAGCTCAGGTAAAATAACAGGGTGGCAAATTGGTCGTTCTGACGGCTGTTACC
This genomic interval from Flavisolibacter tropicus contains the following:
- a CDS encoding isoprenyl transferase — its product is MSDLVQQIDKNRLPRHIAIIMDGNGRWAKEQGQDRLFGHFHGVESVRNIVEGCAELGIGYLTLYAFSTENWDRPQYEVVGLMELLVTTIRNEVESLHKNNIKLHVIGDLSMLPTYAQKELQEALEFTKDNTGLNLVMALSYSGRWELLNAVKSIAWEVKRGELNVEEIDQTTLQQYLCTSAFPDPELMIRTSGEYRISNFLLYQLAYAELYFTNVRWPDFRKANLYEALLDYQARERRFGKTSEQVKA